From a single Herbiconiux sp. SALV-R1 genomic region:
- a CDS encoding pyridoxal 5'-phosphate synthase has protein sequence MSRPGAAEALLAEWLPANDDPVRPLMTLGTVDSSGYPDARSVLLSEYDDEGFYFHTDSRSRKVAEVTANPRAVLTLVWPGRQLVVQGDVSPASADELDRAYAHRSRYLQLLAWLNTPELAALDQEERLARWAEFAAEHPEGTLSAPETWAGFVVKPVRLTFWHGDPDTASRRVEFALSASGEWTETILPG, from the coding sequence GTGAGCCGACCGGGCGCGGCCGAGGCGCTCCTCGCGGAGTGGCTTCCCGCCAACGACGACCCGGTGCGACCGCTGATGACGCTCGGCACCGTCGACTCGTCGGGCTACCCGGATGCGCGGTCGGTGCTGCTGTCGGAGTACGACGACGAGGGCTTCTACTTTCACACCGACTCGCGCTCGCGGAAGGTCGCCGAGGTGACGGCGAACCCGCGGGCGGTGCTGACGCTGGTATGGCCCGGCCGCCAACTGGTGGTGCAGGGCGACGTGAGCCCCGCATCCGCCGACGAGCTCGACCGGGCCTACGCCCACCGCTCGCGCTATCTGCAGCTGCTGGCCTGGCTCAACACACCCGAGCTTGCCGCGCTCGACCAGGAGGAACGCCTCGCGCGGTGGGCGGAGTTCGCGGCCGAGCACCCGGAGGGCACGCTGAGCGCGCCCGAGACGTGGGCGGGCTTCGTGGTGAAGCCCGTGCGGCTCACCTTCTGGCACGGCGACCCCGACACCGCGTCACGGCGCGTGGAGTTCGCGCTCTCCGCCTCCGGGGAGTGGACGGAGACGATCCTCCCCGGCTGA
- a CDS encoding creatininase family protein — MTTTRKLAELSGNAAAAALSPISVIVLPTGAIEYHGPHLPLLTDYLIADSVANAAVDAAAAQGLDVWILPTIAYTKSDEHHWAPGTMWISWDTLMQTVVELGNSIAATPAKKLVFFNGHGGNLALLQVACRELRRRFGLQTFLMGATVPPGDHDGPEELGLGIHAGHAETSLVQHLRPELVDLAVAEPSVPAHLAEYEHIGFRKRVTFGWLSNDFATNGTLGDPTGANAAYGEQLFDASVTDAVAAFAEIARFDAAGGATPAEAAS, encoded by the coding sequence ATGACGACCACCCGCAAGCTCGCCGAGCTCTCCGGCAATGCCGCGGCCGCGGCCCTCAGCCCGATTTCCGTCATCGTGCTGCCCACCGGGGCGATCGAGTACCACGGGCCGCACCTGCCGCTCCTGACCGACTACCTCATCGCCGACAGCGTCGCGAACGCGGCTGTCGATGCGGCTGCCGCGCAGGGCCTCGACGTGTGGATCCTCCCCACGATCGCCTACACGAAGTCCGACGAGCACCACTGGGCCCCCGGCACGATGTGGATCAGCTGGGACACCCTCATGCAGACCGTCGTCGAGCTCGGCAACTCGATCGCCGCCACACCGGCGAAGAAGCTCGTGTTCTTCAACGGCCACGGCGGCAACCTCGCCCTGCTGCAGGTGGCCTGCCGGGAGCTGCGCCGCCGCTTCGGGCTGCAGACCTTCCTCATGGGCGCCACCGTGCCGCCCGGCGACCACGACGGCCCCGAAGAACTCGGGCTCGGCATCCACGCCGGCCACGCCGAGACCTCGCTCGTGCAGCACCTGCGCCCCGAGCTGGTCGACCTCGCGGTCGCCGAACCGAGCGTTCCCGCCCACCTCGCCGAGTACGAGCACATCGGCTTCCGCAAGCGGGTGACCTTCGGCTGGCTATCGAACGACTTCGCCACGAACGGCACGCTCGGCGACCCGACCGGCGCGAACGCCGCCTACGGCGAGCAGCTGTTCGACGCATCGGTGACGGATGCGGTGGCCGCCTTCGCCGAGATCGCCCGCTTCGACGCGGCCGGCGGGGCGACGCCTGCCGAGGCCGCCTCGTGA
- a CDS encoding FAD-binding oxidoreductase: protein MTATAEQIIALADELVSLLGPRGVTTELRGREKASLDGAKMSPILSEQLPLGLADLVAFPASAEQIAETVAAAVRHGVAVTPRGKGTGNYGQAIPMQGGLVLDMSKARAIVEVGDGYLTAEAGTPMITIEQAARDAGQQILMYPSTAQSSLGGFLSGGSGGTGSIKHGSNMSGDYVLGLDVVYASPVAELVHVEGEEAQPYVHTYGTAGIIARATIALEPVQEWVGFYASFPAFENATGIIREIGWLEPTPRLVSADLPTIANALPADPAIPRDRASLRAILDPSTVAAATALVEGAGGRVEEVREGPQATVKISMLSYNHPIEWLQKSSPETYFHVEVSGAALVERLDEVHQAYPGAMLHIEAQRDHPIGMLAAPYVSAEEVYAGFDRLTAIDVGYHSPHQWFVDWNVERTRELAGTTDPDGLLNPGKLPAPGTLTTAGKKA from the coding sequence ATGACCGCCACCGCCGAACAGATCATCGCCCTCGCCGACGAGCTCGTCTCCCTCCTCGGCCCGCGAGGCGTCACCACCGAACTGCGCGGGCGCGAGAAGGCCTCGCTCGACGGCGCGAAGATGTCGCCCATCCTGAGCGAGCAGCTGCCCCTCGGCCTCGCCGACCTCGTCGCCTTTCCGGCGAGCGCCGAGCAGATCGCCGAGACCGTCGCCGCCGCCGTACGCCACGGTGTCGCGGTGACCCCGCGGGGCAAGGGCACCGGCAACTACGGGCAGGCCATCCCGATGCAGGGCGGCCTCGTGCTCGACATGTCGAAGGCACGTGCGATCGTCGAGGTGGGCGACGGCTACCTCACCGCCGAGGCGGGCACCCCCATGATCACCATCGAGCAGGCGGCGCGCGACGCCGGCCAGCAGATCCTCATGTACCCCTCCACCGCCCAGTCGAGCCTCGGCGGCTTCCTCTCCGGCGGCTCCGGAGGCACCGGCTCGATCAAGCACGGCAGCAACATGAGCGGCGACTACGTGCTCGGCCTCGACGTGGTCTACGCCTCCCCCGTGGCCGAGCTCGTGCACGTGGAGGGCGAGGAGGCCCAGCCCTACGTGCACACCTACGGCACCGCGGGCATCATCGCCCGCGCCACGATCGCTCTCGAGCCCGTTCAGGAGTGGGTCGGGTTCTACGCGAGCTTCCCGGCCTTCGAGAACGCCACCGGCATCATCCGTGAGATCGGCTGGCTGGAGCCCACCCCGCGGCTCGTCTCGGCCGACCTGCCCACCATCGCCAACGCGCTGCCCGCCGACCCCGCCATCCCGCGCGACCGGGCGTCGCTCCGCGCCATCCTCGACCCCTCCACCGTCGCTGCGGCCACCGCCCTCGTCGAGGGCGCGGGCGGTCGCGTCGAAGAGGTGCGCGAGGGGCCGCAGGCCACCGTCAAGATCTCGATGCTGAGCTACAACCACCCCATCGAGTGGCTGCAGAAGTCGTCGCCGGAGACCTACTTCCACGTCGAGGTCTCGGGAGCCGCGCTCGTGGAGCGGCTCGACGAGGTGCATCAGGCCTACCCGGGAGCGATGCTGCACATCGAGGCGCAGCGCGACCACCCCATCGGCATGTTGGCCGCGCCCTACGTGAGCGCCGAGGAGGTGTACGCCGGCTTCGACCGGCTCACCGCCATCGACGTCGGCTACCACAGCCCGCACCAGTGGTTCGTCGACTGGAACGTCGAGCGCACCCGTGAACTCGCCGGCACCACCGACCCCGACGGGCTCCTCAACCCGGGGAAGCTTCCGGCACCCGGCACCCTCACCACCGCCGGCAAGAAGGCGTGA